One genomic region from Phragmites australis chromosome 1, lpPhrAust1.1, whole genome shotgun sequence encodes:
- the LOC133918616 gene encoding farnesyl pyrophosphate synthase-like isoform X3 yields MAAPAASASAAFRRVYDTLKDELLRDPAFDFNDDAIRWLDGMLDYNVLGGNLNRGLAVIESYKLLKAGSEPSEEEVFLAYILGWGIEWLQAYFLILDDIMENSHTRRGKPCWYRLPKVEFKTTSGELLDQIITNEGRKDLNKYTVHIYRRIVEYKTAYYSFYLPVACALLLSGQSLDDYVQVKKILVEMGVYFQIQDDYLDCFGDPDVIDKIGTDIENFKCSWLFVQALQRADDKQKDVLFENYGKPDPACVAKVKALYKELALERVFSEYERESYEKLISDIEAQPSETVQAVLKSFLHRIYKRK; encoded by the exons ATGGCTgcgcccgcggcgtcggcgtcggcggcgtTCCGGCGGGTGTACGACACCCTCAAGGACGAGCTCCTCCGGGACCCCGCCTTCGACTTCAACGACGACGCCATCCGATGGCTCGACGGA ATGTTAGACTACAATGTGCTTGGCG GAAATCTAAACCGTGGCCTGGCTGTTATTGAGAGCTATAAATTATTGAAAGCTGGATCTGAACCGAGTGAGGAGGAAGTGTTTCTTGCCTACATCCTCGGTTGGGGTATTGAATGG CTTCAGGCCTACTTTCTAATTCTTGATGATATTATGGAGAATTCTCATACTAGGCGGGGAAAGCCTTGTTGGTATAGACTTCCAAAG GTTGAGTTTAAGACAACTTCAGGAGAGTTGCTAGATCAAATTATAACAAATGAAGGGCGCAAAGATCTGAACAAGTATACTGTGCATAT TTACCGGCGCATTGTAGAATACAAGACAGCATACTATTCCTTTTATTTGCCG GTCGCATGCGCACTGCTACTGTCTGGTCAGAGTTTGGACGATTACGTTCAAGTGAAGAAAATCCTGGTTGAAATGGGTGTTTACTTCCAAATTCAG GACGATTACCTGGACTGTTTTGGTGATCCAGATGTTATCGACAAG ATTGGAACTGACATTGAAAACTTCAAGTGCTCTTGGCTGTTTGTTCAAGCACTTCAGCGTGCTGATGATAAGCAAAAGGATGTCTTATTT GAAAATTATGGGAAACCAGATCCTGCATGTGTAGCAAAAGTGAAGGCTCTGTATAAAGAACTTGCTCTTGAG CGGGTCTTCTCTGAGTATGAAAGGGAGAGTTACGAAAAGCTGATATCAGACATTGAAGCACAACCCAGTGAAACGGTACAGGCGGTGTTGAAGTCCTTTCTGCACAGGATCTACAAGAGGAAGTAA
- the LOC133918616 gene encoding farnesyl pyrophosphate synthase-like isoform X2, which produces MAAPAASASAAFRRVYDTLKDELLRDPAFDFNDDAIRWLDGMLDYNVLGGNLNRGLAVIESYKLLKAGSEPSEEEVFLAYILGWGIEWVGLIAINDGLVLRSQISQIFRRYFFGKIYYVDLLDLFNEVEFKTTSGELLDQIITNEGRKDLNKYTVHIYRRIVEYKTAYYSFYLPVACALLLSGQSLDDYVQVKKILVEMGVYFQIQDDYLDCFGDPDVIDKIGTDIENFKCSWLFVQALQRADDKQKDVLFENYGKPDPACVAKVKALYKELALERVFSEYERESYEKLISDIEAQPSETVQAVLKSFLHRIYKRK; this is translated from the exons ATGGCTgcgcccgcggcgtcggcgtcggcggcgtTCCGGCGGGTGTACGACACCCTCAAGGACGAGCTCCTCCGGGACCCCGCCTTCGACTTCAACGACGACGCCATCCGATGGCTCGACGGA ATGTTAGACTACAATGTGCTTGGCG GAAATCTAAACCGTGGCCTGGCTGTTATTGAGAGCTATAAATTATTGAAAGCTGGATCTGAACCGAGTGAGGAGGAAGTGTTTCTTGCCTACATCCTCGGTTGGGGTATTGAATGG GTTGGCCTCATTGCTATAAATGATGGACTTGTCCTCCGTAGCCAAATTTCACAGATCTTTAGGCGCTATTTTTTCGGGAAAATTTACTATGTTGATCTACTGGACTTATTCAACGag GTTGAGTTTAAGACAACTTCAGGAGAGTTGCTAGATCAAATTATAACAAATGAAGGGCGCAAAGATCTGAACAAGTATACTGTGCATAT TTACCGGCGCATTGTAGAATACAAGACAGCATACTATTCCTTTTATTTGCCG GTCGCATGCGCACTGCTACTGTCTGGTCAGAGTTTGGACGATTACGTTCAAGTGAAGAAAATCCTGGTTGAAATGGGTGTTTACTTCCAAATTCAG GACGATTACCTGGACTGTTTTGGTGATCCAGATGTTATCGACAAG ATTGGAACTGACATTGAAAACTTCAAGTGCTCTTGGCTGTTTGTTCAAGCACTTCAGCGTGCTGATGATAAGCAAAAGGATGTCTTATTT GAAAATTATGGGAAACCAGATCCTGCATGTGTAGCAAAAGTGAAGGCTCTGTATAAAGAACTTGCTCTTGAG CGGGTCTTCTCTGAGTATGAAAGGGAGAGTTACGAAAAGCTGATATCAGACATTGAAGCACAACCCAGTGAAACGGTACAGGCGGTGTTGAAGTCCTTTCTGCACAGGATCTACAAGAGGAAGTAA
- the LOC133918616 gene encoding farnesyl pyrophosphate synthase-like isoform X1 → MAAPAASASAAFRRVYDTLKDELLRDPAFDFNDDAIRWLDGMLDYNVLGGNLNRGLAVIESYKLLKAGSEPSEEEVFLAYILGWGIEWLQAYFLILDDIMENSHTRRGKPCWYRLPKVGLIAINDGLVLRSQISQIFRRYFFGKIYYVDLLDLFNEVEFKTTSGELLDQIITNEGRKDLNKYTVHIYRRIVEYKTAYYSFYLPVACALLLSGQSLDDYVQVKKILVEMGVYFQIQDDYLDCFGDPDVIDKIGTDIENFKCSWLFVQALQRADDKQKDVLFENYGKPDPACVAKVKALYKELALERVFSEYERESYEKLISDIEAQPSETVQAVLKSFLHRIYKRK, encoded by the exons ATGGCTgcgcccgcggcgtcggcgtcggcggcgtTCCGGCGGGTGTACGACACCCTCAAGGACGAGCTCCTCCGGGACCCCGCCTTCGACTTCAACGACGACGCCATCCGATGGCTCGACGGA ATGTTAGACTACAATGTGCTTGGCG GAAATCTAAACCGTGGCCTGGCTGTTATTGAGAGCTATAAATTATTGAAAGCTGGATCTGAACCGAGTGAGGAGGAAGTGTTTCTTGCCTACATCCTCGGTTGGGGTATTGAATGG CTTCAGGCCTACTTTCTAATTCTTGATGATATTATGGAGAATTCTCATACTAGGCGGGGAAAGCCTTGTTGGTATAGACTTCCAAAG GTTGGCCTCATTGCTATAAATGATGGACTTGTCCTCCGTAGCCAAATTTCACAGATCTTTAGGCGCTATTTTTTCGGGAAAATTTACTATGTTGATCTACTGGACTTATTCAACGag GTTGAGTTTAAGACAACTTCAGGAGAGTTGCTAGATCAAATTATAACAAATGAAGGGCGCAAAGATCTGAACAAGTATACTGTGCATAT TTACCGGCGCATTGTAGAATACAAGACAGCATACTATTCCTTTTATTTGCCG GTCGCATGCGCACTGCTACTGTCTGGTCAGAGTTTGGACGATTACGTTCAAGTGAAGAAAATCCTGGTTGAAATGGGTGTTTACTTCCAAATTCAG GACGATTACCTGGACTGTTTTGGTGATCCAGATGTTATCGACAAG ATTGGAACTGACATTGAAAACTTCAAGTGCTCTTGGCTGTTTGTTCAAGCACTTCAGCGTGCTGATGATAAGCAAAAGGATGTCTTATTT GAAAATTATGGGAAACCAGATCCTGCATGTGTAGCAAAAGTGAAGGCTCTGTATAAAGAACTTGCTCTTGAG CGGGTCTTCTCTGAGTATGAAAGGGAGAGTTACGAAAAGCTGATATCAGACATTGAAGCACAACCCAGTGAAACGGTACAGGCGGTGTTGAAGTCCTTTCTGCACAGGATCTACAAGAGGAAGTAA